The stretch of DNA CGCCGTCACTGTATCCTTTGCGGAATTTCCATCTATATGGAAttaagtttttcattttttgattttttttgtagtttgATGATTTAATGAGTTAAAttctgattattatttttttttaacgaatTCAGAAGGGACATGGAAGTGGGTTTTTgaaaaaagagattttttttggcaaaccatcattttggtccctaaaaatGTACTTTGGttatttcaatgtatctaaattACAAACACATCCACAATGTCTCtttaattagtatttttagCCCTTGAATATGTTTTTAAGTAGTCAATTTAGTTCTCAAATGTATGTTTGTTGGTTAATTtagtatataaaattactaacaaaagaGATATTAGGGTTGTGCTTGCAATTTCAATACATTTAGGACCAATGTGATAGCAAGTTAAACTTTCATGGACCACAATGGTGGTTTGGCcggttatttttttctttttagtccTTGAATACGTTCCTAGGTAGTCTCTGAAACAAGTGAAAATGTGAATATAATTCATTGAAATCGTTACTTATCATCTAGTTTCAATTCTTGAAATCGTCCTTAAAAAATTAGGTATTATAGATGTCAAATTAGCTTTGATGAGTTGTAGTTAAACTTCAACTCCAAGTTTAATGTTTTGACTATATTGCATAAGgaatttttaaatattgtttGAGGATGTTATcgtaacttttaattattgtttgACTATAATGGTTTACAATTTTAGTGAATTTTTACAGTTTAGTGGCCATACTTGTATAATCTGGGAAATTGGGTTTGGAACTTTGTTTTGGTGAATAAGAAAAGTGTGATGTAAGCCTATAAGGGTTTGAAATTAATTGTTTGAAGATAGTGTGTTTCTGAAGATTGTTTTCTCCTTAAGTCATTGTTAATAGGGTGAGAAAATCTCAACTTTGTTGAAAGCTGCAAATGTTAATGTTGAAGCTTACTGGCCAAGCTTATTCGCCAAACTTGCCGAGAAGAAAAACCTtgatgatttgatattgaaTGCTGCTGGAGGTGGGGCTCCCGTTTCTGTTTCAGCCCCAGTTGCTGCTGCTGCCACCACTGCAGTTGCTGCTCCAACTGAGGAAAAGAAGGTGGGTTTTTGGTGAAAAATATCGTTTTTGTAACTTATTTCTGGTTGTTCGTTTTCTAATTGTTATTTTTGGTTGTACTAACAGGAAGAACCAAAGGAAGAGAGTGACGAAGACATGGGATTCAGCTTGTTTGATTAAGAGCATTTCTTGCATGATCTGGTTATCTAATTTTTGTACTTGGTTATTTAGTGGatctcaattttgttttgtttgcatAATTAGGTCAAGATTTTGTCATGCTTTTAATGTTAGAATTTGAGTTTGAGTTGGTATCGATTTTTCAAAGAACTAAAGAATGACAAgttatttcttttgttaatGTGTGCCTCCTGCACTGGTTTGTGAAAATTTTTTAATGTCTACAGTTCTCAATTTCTATCATGCTGCAAATCGATTTATCGGATTTTACTATATGTTTGGTATCGCTGTATGCTCACCTTTAAATGCACGGTCTAGGTGCAACTATACCTCATATACTTAGTTGGATAAATGGTTAACTGTAtcattcttttttataaattattaaatcagTTGTACATATGATAATAAGTTGGTTGCTAACTATCTTAAGTTCTTGTGTAAATATGACTCAATTCATCAATGACAAGTTATCTCACTCTTATTTTGAAGGTTGAACATAAAATTCTTGTGTATTTTGTAGAATATGTTGATGTTGAAGTGTAATTATAAAGATGAATTTTCCCCTTTATCAACATCTAATTAGCTCTCTTATATACTGAAAGTCACAATTAGATGAGTTGAACTGAGTTAAACTTGGTTTAGTTCGACCGTATAAGAATTGATTTAACTTGAGTTGTCATATACTTTTTCCAGCTTGTTCACGAACAACTTGGTTCAACTCGATTGGTTCAGATAAACAAAGAAACTGAACAGCACTGTAAATTGAACTAAACTGATGTTGTGTTAGTATTGaagttttcaataaaaaaaatatatataattaggaACCAAATTGTATATTGAAAGGATTTTGTTAACTTGAACTAGTGTATTAACCCAGTTCATTGAAACTCTCAAAGCCCAGTTGTGACGGTAACAGTTCACAATCTCCCAAATCATCAATGCTGATATGGTTCATAAGTTCAAGAGCTGATTTCTCAGAGAGATATTTCTTCTGTTTCAAGCTACTATTGCTAAGTTTTTTTGGTTTCATCATCCATTACTGAGGGTGTACTTGTTAGAGCCTCAAGTTCAATAAATCAGAATAAATGTTACTGATTTTAAAGCAAGTTCAAAACACTAAAATGGTGCACCAAACCACATACAGTTCAATTTGATTCAAGTTGAACATCAACCAGTTTGGCTCAGATTGATGGAACCGAGAAACCAGTTTGGTTAGATTCACTTAAGCTTTTCATGTTCAACTGAACCATGGTATCCTTCACTAAAATATAAGGAATTATTTTCCTGCTTATTCACGGTCGAAGAAAGTACACATTACAATCTGAAAGGTAGAATACAAAAATGAATGATAATCTATCATTCTAAAACTCTCCAAATTAGATGCACAGGTTTAAACTCTATATGctaatattgaaaaaatgcaCTTATAATCACTCAATCAATAAGGTGATGTTCCATGAAACTTCAAGAGATTGAAACTAGCATAAACTTCTCACATCTT from Trifolium pratense cultivar HEN17-A07 linkage group LG5, ARS_RC_1.1, whole genome shotgun sequence encodes:
- the LOC123884894 gene encoding 60S acidic ribosomal protein P1-2; the encoded protein is MSVGEVACSYSLMILHDDNIAVTGEKISTLLKAANVNVEAYWPSLFAKLAEKKNLDDLILNAAGGGAPVSVSAPVAAAATTAVAAPTEEKKEEPKEESDEDMGFSLFD